A genomic stretch from Candidatus Schekmanbacteria bacterium includes:
- a CDS encoding PqqD family protein, giving the protein MELLKKRFEKDSNLVARKVIDEMILVPVTNKVYDLESAYVLDEVGARVWELIDGQRSIEDIKNVLLDEYASDEKQIEEDVCGFINQLEKLGGIKEIA; this is encoded by the coding sequence TGAAAAAGAGATTTGAAAAAGATTCAAATTTGGTTGCACGCAAGGTGATTGATGAGATGATTCTTGTGCCTGTGACAAACAAGGTCTATGACCTTGAAAGCGCCTATGTATTGGATGAGGTTGGAGCAAGGGTGTGGGAACTGATTGACGGGCAGCGCAGCATTGAGGATATAAAAAATGTCCTTCTTGATGAATATGCAAGCGATGAGAAACAGATTGAAGAGGATGTCTGCGGATTTATCAACCAGCTCGAAAAACTTGGCGGTATAAAAGAGATAGCATGA
- a CDS encoding signal peptidase I, whose amino-acid sequence MSGHFTEVINFDGNDFADLSRSILQKGLPLRFKAFGSSMHPFVKHGDIVVIEPLKSEGCRVGDIVLFQDRSGRMRLHRVIRKKKDESFIVKGDALEFTDGTVREENIYGKMLSVERNGVTVEYNSLKMRANGLALALLSPLSFVIYPVVKKIKKIFL is encoded by the coding sequence ATGTCAGGTCACTTTACTGAAGTAATCAATTTCGATGGAAATGATTTTGCAGATTTAAGCAGGTCTATCCTTCAAAAAGGTCTTCCTCTGCGTTTCAAAGCATTTGGTTCGAGCATGCATCCTTTTGTAAAACATGGAGACATAGTGGTAATAGAGCCTTTGAAGAGTGAAGGTTGCAGGGTAGGGGATATAGTGCTTTTTCAGGACCGTTCAGGGAGGATGAGGCTTCACAGAGTTATAAGAAAGAAAAAAGACGAGAGCTTCATAGTAAAAGGAGATGCACTTGAGTTTACTGATGGTACTGTGAGAGAAGAGAATATATACGGTAAAATGCTCAGTGTTGAAAGAAATGGAGTAACAGTTGAGTATAATTCATTAAAGATGCGTGCCAACGGTTTGGCTCTGGCGTTACTCTCGCCTTTGAGTTTTGTAATCTATCCGGTTGTCAAAAAAATAAAGAAGATTTTCCTGTGA
- the coaBC gene encoding bifunctional phosphopantothenoylcysteine decarboxylase/phosphopantothenate--cysteine ligase CoaBC: MLAGKKITIGITGGIAAYKSCEIVRELKKKNASVTVIMTANAQQFVTPLTFRYLSGEKVITGMFDEPSDIDIKHISLSKETDLLLVAPATANIIAKFSGGICDDFLSTFFISYTGKVLIAPAMNTAMFNHNITQSNIKKLSLLGVRFIDPASGSLACGDEGIGRLADVEQIISAACNELLKKKDLTDEKILVTAGPTREYLDPFRFISNPSSGKMGYAIAAAAERRGADVTLITGPTNLQDPSGIKTIHVGSAEEMRKEVLKKFKSSTITIKAAAVSDFSPEEKVPEKIKKDGNSNFNLKLKLNPDILKEICKSKSKDQIVVGFSAESSNLIKNSMKKMKDKGCDLIVANDITKKGSGFETATNIVTIIDSKGAITQLPELPKEEVADLILDKVIQRKKCHQ, translated from the coding sequence ATGCTTGCCGGGAAAAAAATCACGATTGGAATCACAGGAGGAATTGCAGCTTACAAATCCTGTGAGATAGTACGAGAACTGAAAAAAAAGAATGCATCGGTAACTGTAATAATGACTGCCAATGCGCAGCAATTTGTCACCCCTCTGACATTCAGATATTTATCCGGCGAAAAGGTAATAACCGGGATGTTCGATGAGCCTTCGGATATTGACATAAAACACATCTCTCTTTCGAAAGAAACTGACCTGCTTCTTGTCGCACCGGCAACTGCAAATATTATCGCTAAATTCTCTGGCGGAATATGTGATGACTTTCTCTCGACATTTTTTATCTCATATACCGGAAAAGTATTGATCGCACCTGCAATGAACACAGCCATGTTCAACCATAACATTACTCAGTCAAATATTAAAAAACTCTCGTTGCTGGGAGTTCGCTTTATAGATCCGGCATCAGGTTCACTTGCATGCGGCGACGAAGGGATAGGCAGGCTTGCAGATGTAGAGCAGATAATTAGCGCTGCATGCAACGAACTTCTAAAAAAAAAAGACCTCACAGATGAAAAAATACTTGTAACAGCCGGACCTACAAGAGAATATCTTGACCCCTTCAGATTCATAAGTAACCCGTCATCAGGTAAAATGGGATATGCCATCGCTGCTGCTGCCGAGAGGAGAGGTGCAGATGTTACATTGATTACCGGTCCCACAAACCTTCAGGATCCTTCTGGTATTAAAACCATTCATGTCGGTTCTGCTGAAGAAATGCGAAAAGAAGTCCTGAAAAAATTCAAATCATCAACAATCACGATCAAAGCCGCTGCGGTTTCAGATTTTTCACCTGAAGAAAAAGTGCCTGAAAAAATAAAAAAAGACGGAAACTCTAATTTCAACCTCAAGCTTAAACTGAATCCTGACATTTTAAAAGAGATCTGCAAGTCCAAGAGCAAAGATCAGATTGTCGTTGGCTTTTCCGCAGAAAGCAGCAATCTTATTAAGAACTCCATGAAAAAAATGAAAGACAAGGGATGTGACCTCATAGTTGCAAATGACATCACTAAAAAAGGTTCCGGATTTGAGACAGCTACTAACATTGTTACAATCATAGATAGTAAAGGCGCAATAACTCAACTCCCTGAATTGCCTAAAGAGGAAGTAGCTGATTTGATACTAGATAAAGTAATTCAAAGAAAAAAATGTCATCAATGA
- a CDS encoding biotin/lipoyl-binding protein, translated as MHFDIVLGEKEYTLEIEKNENRFDVTINGEEQFSVDAVNLKQDLLSLLIGNKSYLVNIKDDNRKYMVDVNGETFNIEVYEEGSPRRLQRGSSGVQGKQVIKAPMPGKVIKILVKEGDEVEKGKGVAVIEAMKMENELKASANGTIKEINVEEGKAVNAGDTLIVIE; from the coding sequence ATGCACTTTGATATAGTTCTTGGAGAAAAAGAATATACATTAGAAATTGAAAAAAATGAAAACCGTTTTGATGTTACAATTAACGGCGAAGAACAATTCAGTGTTGATGCTGTCAATCTCAAGCAGGACCTGCTTTCACTGTTGATCGGGAACAAATCATACCTTGTAAATATAAAGGATGACAACAGGAAATATATGGTCGATGTCAATGGCGAAACCTTCAATATCGAGGTTTATGAAGAAGGCTCACCGAGACGCCTTCAGAGAGGTTCTTCAGGAGTTCAGGGAAAACAGGTAATAAAAGCACCGATGCCGGGCAAAGTAATAAAAATCCTGGTAAAGGAAGGCGATGAAGTAGAAAAAGGAAAAGGGGTTGCTGTTATAGAAGCCATGAAAATGGAAAATGAGCTTAAAGCTTCTGCCAACGGGACAATAAAAGAAATAAATGTTGAAGAAGGAAAGGCAGTGAACGCAGGCGACACTCTAATTGTAATAGAATAA
- the accC gene encoding acetyl-CoA carboxylase biotin carboxylase subunit, protein MFKKILIANRGEIAIRVIRGCQELGIKTVAVFSEADRTSLHVGFADEAYCIGPAASRESYLKIDNIIKVAKESGAEAIHPGYGFLSENSLFAKSCAEAGIKFIGPSPDVIEKMGNKIIARKYMSDAGIPVIPGAKGNVSDEDAMSVVKDIGFPVMVKAAAGGGGKGMRIVHSEADMVSALRAARSEANSAFGDSAIYIEKYIENPRHIEIQVLADEHGNSVHLFERECSIQRRHQKIIEETPSPFVDDELRMRMGATALKAVNTVGYTNAGTVEFLVDEKKNFYFLEVNTRLQVEHAITEIVTGIDLVQQQIKIAAGEKLPFEQKDLSQHGSSMECRVYAEDPDTNFLPSPGQINSQRVPAGCGVRLDSFAYSGYTISVHYDPLISKLVVWGKDREEARLRMLRALNEYTITGIKTTIPFLKKILSNENFVKGNTYTNFIEKYIERETGYSEEGTKVALISAVIHAFSKFDSESMFHSADRKDKSPWKMAGKWQMWGSRL, encoded by the coding sequence ATGTTTAAAAAGATTTTGATAGCAAACAGAGGCGAGATAGCAATACGTGTAATCCGCGGATGCCAGGAGTTAGGAATAAAAACTGTGGCAGTTTTTTCCGAGGCTGACAGAACATCTCTTCATGTAGGTTTTGCAGACGAGGCATATTGTATCGGACCTGCAGCATCGAGGGAGAGCTATCTCAAGATAGACAACATAATCAAAGTTGCAAAAGAAAGCGGAGCTGAAGCAATACATCCCGGATACGGCTTCCTTTCCGAGAACAGCCTTTTTGCCAAAAGCTGCGCAGAAGCAGGAATAAAGTTCATAGGCCCTTCTCCTGATGTGATAGAAAAAATGGGGAATAAAATCATTGCCAGAAAATATATGTCCGATGCCGGAATTCCGGTGATTCCCGGGGCAAAAGGGAATGTAAGCGATGAAGATGCAATGTCCGTAGTTAAGGATATAGGGTTCCCTGTGATGGTTAAGGCAGCGGCAGGCGGAGGCGGGAAAGGAATGCGCATAGTCCACAGTGAGGCAGATATGGTTAGCGCACTCAGAGCTGCAAGGTCAGAAGCCAATTCCGCGTTCGGTGACTCAGCAATATACATAGAAAAATATATTGAGAACCCGCGCCATATAGAGATACAGGTTCTTGCCGACGAGCATGGCAATTCAGTCCATCTCTTTGAGAGGGAATGTTCTATACAGCGCCGTCACCAGAAGATAATAGAAGAGACACCTTCTCCATTCGTTGACGATGAACTCAGGATGAGGATGGGAGCGACAGCGCTCAAAGCTGTAAATACCGTTGGCTATACAAATGCCGGAACGGTTGAATTCCTCGTAGATGAAAAGAAGAACTTCTACTTTCTCGAGGTGAACACAAGGTTACAGGTTGAACATGCAATAACGGAAATTGTGACTGGCATTGACCTGGTCCAGCAGCAGATAAAGATTGCGGCAGGAGAGAAACTGCCATTTGAGCAGAAAGATTTAAGCCAGCACGGTTCATCAATGGAATGCCGTGTCTATGCGGAGGATCCGGACACTAATTTTCTTCCATCGCCCGGCCAGATTAACAGCCAGAGGGTTCCGGCTGGTTGCGGCGTAAGACTCGATTCTTTTGCATATTCAGGATACACCATATCAGTTCATTATGACCCCCTCATATCAAAGCTCGTCGTATGGGGGAAAGACAGGGAAGAAGCGAGGCTTAGAATGCTTAGGGCGTTAAATGAATACACCATAACTGGGATAAAAACTACGATTCCATTTTTAAAAAAGATATTGAGCAATGAAAATTTCGTGAAGGGGAATACTTATACGAACTTCATCGAAAAATACATTGAAAGAGAAACAGGATACTCTGAAGAAGGGACGAAAGTCGCTCTTATCTCTGCAGTCATACATGCTTTTTCAAAATTTGATTCAGAATCAATGTTTCACAGTGCGGACAGGAAAGACAAAAGTCCATGGAAGATGGCCGGCAAATGGCAAATGTGGGGAAGCAGGCTCTAA
- a CDS encoding BrnT family toxin has translation MKLTFEWDEVKAKFNYKKHKVSFDEGKTIFNDPFLFTFPDNEHSINEDRYINIGISSKGRILILIHTERKDRIRIISCRKATDSERRFYEKGSF, from the coding sequence ATGAAACTCACATTTGAATGGGATGAAGTTAAGGCGAAATTCAATTACAAGAAGCACAAGGTGAGCTTTGATGAAGGTAAAACTATTTTCAATGACCCTTTCCTATTTACGTTTCCTGATAATGAACATTCCATAAACGAGGATCGTTATATAAACATTGGCATTTCTTCAAAAGGGCGTATTTTGATTTTGATTCATACTGAGCGAAAGGATAGAATACGTATTATAAGTTGCAGGAAAGCAACAGATAGCGAAAGGAGATTTTATGAAAAGGGCAGTTTCTAA
- the pyrF gene encoding orotidine-5'-phosphate decarboxylase — MEEIRGSKRLIFALDVDGYDEAMKWVSKLRGSVLFYKIGKQLFTACGPKIVKDIINSGCKVFLDLKYHDIPNTVSSAAIEAAKLGVSIFTLHASGGRAMVEETCSKVRSYCEQNGKVPPLVAAVTVLTSLSAKDLEDIGVMASPEEEVLRLAGLAVSAGAGAIVCSPLEISPLRKSLGGNFKIITPGIRPSEGRKSDDQKRVMCAGDAISAGADFLVVGRPIKDSPDPLSVVKALAEEIESAEKLK, encoded by the coding sequence ATGGAAGAAATCAGAGGTAGCAAGAGGTTGATATTTGCGCTTGATGTTGATGGTTACGATGAAGCGATGAAATGGGTGAGCAAACTTCGTGGTAGTGTATTGTTTTATAAAATAGGAAAACAGCTTTTTACAGCATGCGGTCCAAAAATAGTAAAAGATATAATAAACTCAGGGTGCAAAGTATTTCTGGATCTTAAATATCATGATATTCCCAATACAGTATCTTCTGCTGCAATAGAGGCGGCAAAGCTTGGAGTATCAATCTTTACCCTTCATGCATCAGGCGGGCGGGCAATGGTTGAGGAAACATGCTCAAAAGTCCGGAGCTACTGCGAACAAAACGGCAAAGTACCGCCACTCGTTGCGGCTGTGACTGTTTTGACAAGTCTTTCAGCGAAAGACCTTGAAGATATCGGCGTGATGGCAAGCCCGGAAGAAGAGGTACTGAGGCTTGCCGGTTTGGCCGTAAGCGCAGGTGCAGGCGCCATAGTATGTTCTCCGCTCGAGATATCTCCTCTTAGAAAATCACTTGGAGGGAACTTCAAAATAATAACACCAGGAATCAGACCTTCCGAGGGAAGAAAATCTGATGATCAGAAAAGAGTGATGTGTGCAGGTGATGCAATATCGGCTGGAGCAGATTTCCTTGTTGTCGGAAGACCAATAAAAGATTCTCCCGATCCTCTCAGTGTTGTAAAAGCTCTTGCTGAAGAAATAGAGTCAGCAGAAAAACTCAAGTAG
- a CDS encoding DUF4921 family protein, translating into MSELRKEPISRRWVIAAPERRMEHEETLSSAEKQICPFCKGNEHLTPDEISRIDSSAGKAGEWDIRIVPDKNALLKEAISMGKYGKGMYDVMNPKGAHQIVVETPDHDKTWWDFDMSRMKKLFGIYRDVSAGFKNDSSAKHVIIVKNHGVHTSNYSHSHSHILSLPFIIKRVDDEMRSVIEYFQMKERCIYCDIIVEELGVGERILFENDSVIVFAPFASRFPYELCIIPKSHEADYTTIKDSEIECLAEAFLFTFKRLKAALKNPSFSIVLHSSPFFKTYREEYHWHWEIKPQTDDMAGFEWGTGLYINSITPEEAIKRLKEVML; encoded by the coding sequence ATGTCAGAGCTACGAAAGGAACCTATCAGCAGGAGATGGGTGATAGCTGCCCCTGAAAGAAGAATGGAGCATGAAGAAACATTATCCTCTGCAGAGAAGCAGATATGTCCTTTTTGCAAAGGCAATGAGCATCTGACGCCGGATGAGATATCGAGAATTGATTCTTCTGCGGGAAAAGCAGGTGAATGGGACATAAGGATAGTACCTGATAAGAACGCTCTTCTTAAAGAAGCAATCAGTATGGGAAAATATGGTAAGGGTATGTACGATGTCATGAATCCCAAAGGGGCTCACCAGATAGTTGTGGAAACTCCTGACCATGATAAAACATGGTGGGATTTTGATATGAGCAGGATGAAAAAACTCTTCGGTATTTACAGGGACGTAAGCGCCGGTTTCAAGAATGACAGTTCTGCCAAACACGTCATAATTGTTAAAAATCACGGAGTGCACACAAGCAATTACAGCCATTCCCATTCACACATTCTTTCGCTTCCATTTATTATTAAAAGGGTTGATGATGAGATGCGGAGCGTTATTGAATATTTTCAAATGAAAGAGAGATGCATCTATTGTGATATTATTGTTGAAGAGCTGGGTGTAGGTGAGCGTATTCTTTTTGAAAATGATTCTGTGATTGTTTTTGCGCCTTTTGCCTCAAGGTTTCCCTATGAGCTTTGCATTATACCAAAAAGTCATGAAGCGGATTATACAACCATAAAAGACTCTGAAATAGAATGTCTTGCAGAAGCCTTCCTTTTTACTTTTAAAAGATTAAAAGCAGCACTTAAGAATCCTTCATTCAGTATTGTACTGCATTCTTCTCCGTTTTTTAAGACTTACAGGGAAGAGTATCACTGGCACTGGGAGATAAAACCTCAGACAGACGACATGGCGGGTTTCGAGTGGGGGACCGGTCTCTACATAAACTCCATAACCCCGGAAGAAGCTATTAAGCGGCTGAAGGAAGTAATGCTTTAA
- a CDS encoding archease: protein MEQDFYRIIEHTADIGIEVSALDLRELFRLAGMAVTDLMVNVDEVDKEIEKTIIVPDDGNRESLLVDWLNEIIFQFETDKYLIGSIENCNFADGFLKAVCHGERFDSSKHLLKSSIKAATYHALEVKKAGEEWVARIILDV, encoded by the coding sequence ATGGAACAAGACTTTTACAGGATTATTGAGCATACGGCAGATATAGGAATTGAAGTATCTGCATTGGATTTAAGAGAATTATTCCGTCTGGCCGGCATGGCGGTGACTGACCTTATGGTCAATGTTGACGAGGTTGATAAAGAGATTGAAAAGACAATCATAGTCCCTGATGACGGGAACAGGGAATCATTGCTAGTGGACTGGTTGAATGAGATCATCTTCCAGTTTGAAACAGATAAATATCTCATAGGGAGTATAGAAAACTGCAATTTCGCAGATGGTTTTTTGAAAGCAGTCTGCCATGGCGAGCGGTTTGATAGCTCAAAACATTTGTTAAAATCCAGCATTAAAGCGGCTACCTATCATGCACTTGAAGTTAAAAAAGCAGGCGAAGAATGGGTGGCGCGTATAATCCTTGATGTGTGA
- a CDS encoding RtcB family protein, protein METVDKESIERVNDNKWKLNRTGSMRVDGVVYASSRMMEIIKNDQSLVQVANVATLPGIVGASFGMPDIHWGYGFPIGGVAAFDIDSGVVSPGGVGYDINCGVRLLRTDLTKDEVEKSLKELVAVLYAAIPSGVGSHRKDLRLTREEEKKVLHKGARWAVENGFGFQEDLEFIEDRGCIKDANFEFVSDRALERGNDQLGTLGSGNHFVEVGFVEEIYDEEAAKVFGLFKDGITVFIHSGSRGLGYQICDDYIKVMNRAVNKYGIDIPDRQLCAAPINSKEGREYLSAMAAAANYAFANRQIMSHWAREVFMKYFNISPSTLSMKLVYDVAHNIAKIEEHIVKGVNKRLCVHRKGATRAFPPGHPAIPSMYRDVGQPVLIPGDMGRCSYVLAGNAVSMTETFGSACHGAGRLMSRSEAKRRGRGRAIVRELEDKGIFVKAAGRETLLEEMPEAYKDVSAVVNVVHECGISRKVAKLRPLAVVKG, encoded by the coding sequence ATGGAAACAGTGGATAAAGAAAGTATTGAAAGGGTCAACGATAATAAATGGAAGCTTAACCGAACCGGGAGCATGAGGGTTGATGGTGTTGTTTACGCAAGCAGCAGGATGATGGAGATAATAAAGAACGATCAGTCTCTTGTTCAGGTTGCCAATGTCGCAACGCTTCCAGGTATTGTAGGTGCCTCTTTTGGGATGCCTGACATCCATTGGGGATATGGTTTTCCTATCGGAGGTGTTGCCGCCTTTGACATTGACAGCGGGGTGGTTTCCCCCGGTGGAGTAGGATACGACATTAACTGCGGCGTAAGGCTTTTAAGGACTGATCTTACAAAGGATGAGGTGGAAAAGAGCCTGAAGGAGCTTGTCGCAGTTCTATATGCGGCAATACCTTCAGGGGTCGGTTCACATCGGAAGGATTTAAGGCTTACACGTGAAGAAGAAAAGAAGGTACTCCATAAAGGTGCACGCTGGGCTGTTGAAAATGGATTTGGCTTTCAGGAGGATCTTGAATTCATAGAAGACAGAGGATGTATTAAAGATGCAAACTTCGAGTTTGTGAGCGACAGGGCGCTTGAGCGGGGAAATGACCAGCTCGGCACTTTGGGCTCAGGCAACCACTTTGTAGAGGTAGGTTTTGTAGAAGAGATATATGATGAAGAAGCAGCTAAGGTGTTTGGACTTTTTAAAGATGGGATAACGGTCTTCATCCATTCCGGATCCCGCGGGCTGGGTTACCAGATATGCGATGATTATATAAAGGTAATGAACAGGGCAGTAAACAAATACGGTATTGACATACCTGACAGACAGTTGTGTGCAGCACCGATTAATTCAAAAGAAGGAAGGGAATATTTGTCGGCGATGGCAGCTGCGGCAAACTATGCCTTTGCAAACAGACAGATAATGTCTCACTGGGCAAGAGAAGTTTTTATGAAATATTTTAATATCTCTCCATCAACCCTTTCCATGAAGCTTGTTTACGATGTTGCACATAACATAGCAAAAATAGAAGAGCATATTGTCAAAGGGGTAAATAAGAGACTTTGTGTCCACAGAAAAGGAGCAACAAGAGCATTCCCTCCGGGTCATCCTGCAATACCATCAATGTACAGAGATGTGGGACAGCCTGTTCTTATTCCCGGCGACATGGGGAGATGTTCCTATGTCCTTGCAGGAAACGCAGTTTCCATGACCGAGACCTTTGGAAGCGCATGTCATGGCGCGGGCCGTCTGATGAGCAGAAGCGAGGCGAAGAGAAGAGGCAGAGGACGAGCCATAGTCAGGGAGCTTGAAGATAAAGGGATATTTGTTAAAGCGGCAGGAAGGGAAACGCTTCTTGAAGAGATGCCTGAAGCTTATAAAGACGTATCAGCGGTTGTAAATGTCGTGCATGAATGCGGTATAAGCAGGAAGGTTGCGAAACTTAGGCCGCTTGCTGTTGTAAAGGGGTAA
- a CDS encoding ATPase, translating into MQRTIQTSISKGHRKSIHLGGDSYSNSLNISEKTVCKSCNSFYLNKVWHIDAERLKKLLKDPDVSHAKCPACMKIKDNYPQGYVSLKGEFFSSHRDEIMRIVSNEEKRAMGFNPMERIIEIKNEDVSARITTTTEKLAQRIGRAINNAYNGSVKYSWSPGNKIARVTWER; encoded by the coding sequence ATGCAAAGGACTATTCAGACAAGTATTTCGAAAGGACATCGTAAAAGTATCCATTTAGGGGGAGATTCATATTCAAATTCCTTGAACATTTCTGAAAAGACGGTTTGCAAAAGCTGTAACTCTTTTTACCTTAATAAGGTTTGGCATATAGATGCGGAACGCCTCAAAAAGCTTTTAAAAGATCCTGATGTAAGCCATGCGAAATGTCCTGCCTGCATGAAAATAAAAGACAATTATCCGCAAGGGTATGTAAGTCTGAAAGGGGAGTTTTTCAGCTCGCACAGGGATGAGATAATGAGGATTGTTTCTAATGAGGAAAAAAGGGCTATGGGATTTAATCCCATGGAAAGAATAATAGAGATTAAGAACGAAGATGTGTCAGCGAGAATAACTACAACTACTGAAAAGCTTGCGCAAAGAATCGGAAGGGCCATAAATAACGCTTATAACGGTAGTGTCAAATATTCATGGTCGCCGGGAAACAAAATCGCAAGAGTTACATGGGAGAGATGA
- a CDS encoding nicotinate phosphoribosyltransferase, with amino-acid sequence MFHIATEKEIMDGKITDVYFERTLEVLKKKGIDKPVTAEIICKSFPDGWKWAVLAGLDECLAMLQKLDIRVRALDEGRIFRVNEPVLEIEGMYSYFCKYETAILGLLCQASGIATRACRCKAAAGDKTVLSFGARRMHPAIAPMIERNAYLGGCDGVAVVKSAQEIGINPSGTMPHALILIVGDTIEAAQAFDEVIDPAVQRIILIDTFNDERAEAIRLAKALGEKFKAIRIDTPASRRGNIKEIVREVRWELDRIGFGRIKIFVSGGITEHDIEELRDDADGFGVGTFISNAPVIDFAMDIVDIEGKPFSKRGKLSGKKSVLACSSCGSAKVTPKVNEAISCDCGGIMEERLNPALNAGRNLFDFPGIEEIRGRLFQQVKDMNLGQIK; translated from the coding sequence ATGTTTCACATAGCTACAGAAAAAGAAATAATGGATGGTAAGATCACTGATGTGTATTTTGAAAGGACTTTAGAAGTCCTGAAGAAAAAGGGGATTGATAAACCTGTAACGGCAGAGATAATCTGCAAAAGTTTCCCTGACGGCTGGAAATGGGCGGTGCTTGCAGGTCTTGATGAATGCCTTGCAATGCTCCAAAAGCTTGACATCAGGGTGAGGGCTTTGGATGAAGGAAGGATCTTCAGGGTGAATGAACCGGTACTTGAGATTGAAGGGATGTACAGCTATTTTTGCAAGTATGAAACTGCCATACTCGGCCTGTTATGTCAGGCATCCGGAATTGCGACGCGTGCATGCCGGTGCAAAGCTGCTGCCGGTGACAAAACAGTGCTGAGTTTTGGCGCAAGGAGGATGCATCCTGCGATTGCTCCAATGATAGAAAGAAATGCATATCTTGGTGGATGTGATGGTGTTGCAGTCGTAAAGTCAGCGCAGGAGATAGGGATAAACCCGTCAGGCACAATGCCGCATGCCTTAATCCTTATAGTCGGAGATACAATAGAGGCTGCACAGGCTTTTGATGAGGTTATTGACCCGGCTGTTCAAAGAATTATACTCATTGATACGTTCAATGATGAACGCGCTGAGGCAATAAGACTTGCAAAAGCTCTGGGCGAAAAATTTAAAGCCATAAGAATAGATACGCCGGCAAGCAGACGGGGGAACATTAAAGAGATAGTAAGAGAAGTCAGATGGGAGCTTGACCGGATTGGGTTTGGAAGAATAAAAATATTTGTAAGCGGCGGGATTACAGAGCATGATATAGAAGAATTGCGGGATGATGCGGATGGATTTGGCGTTGGGACATTTATAAGCAATGCGCCCGTCATTGATTTTGCAATGGATATAGTTGATATTGAGGGAAAACCGTTTTCAAAAAGAGGAAAACTGTCAGGTAAAAAATCCGTACTCGCATGCAGTTCCTGCGGCTCGGCTAAAGTGACTCCAAAGGTGAATGAGGCAATCTCATGCGATTGCGGCGGCATTATGGAAGAGAGACTCAATCCTGCGTTAAATGCAGGTCGAAATCTTTTTGATTTTCCGGGAATAGAAGAAATCAGGGGAAGGCTTTTTCAGCAGGTGAAGGATATGAACCTCGGGCAAATAAAATAA
- a CDS encoding Hsp20/alpha crystallin family protein, producing the protein MADDFKKWCGCGFDDDMEDFFYKLQNFMSYPRYNADPVWKPAMDIFEADGEIIILVEIAGVKIEDINLSCENGILKISGLRKNEEVKKVNRIGQLEIEYGKFERMIKLGYKADVDKIKVALVNGILKINLPLKTVSKTIKITTE; encoded by the coding sequence ATGGCTGATGATTTCAAAAAATGGTGCGGCTGCGGTTTTGATGATGATATGGAAGATTTTTTCTATAAGCTTCAGAATTTTATGAGTTATCCAAGGTATAATGCTGATCCGGTATGGAAACCGGCTATGGATATTTTTGAGGCTGACGGAGAAATAATCATTCTTGTTGAAATAGCTGGTGTAAAAATAGAAGACATCAACTTAAGTTGCGAAAATGGGATTTTAAAAATATCAGGATTAAGGAAAAATGAAGAAGTAAAAAAAGTAAATCGCATAGGCCAGCTTGAAATCGAGTATGGGAAGTTTGAAAGGATGATAAAGCTGGGATATAAGGCAGACGTTGACAAGATAAAGGTTGCTTTAGTCAATGGGATATTGAAAATAAATCTGCCTCTTAAGACTGTCAGCAAAACGATTAAAATAACTACTGAATGA